aaaatgtatgccccgcttgcaatgtgccaaccatctctttaattgtaatgtgaaaccaactcctctaaaacccctttcattatggtccacccctgtcgaagcagcaagtttccttgaactcccatATTttcggtagcgtattagcagtcgacccctcaactatacTTTTACCTTTTTTATAAGCAGAAATGTGTTCTCCACAAAAGTagtatggataccacccccggttttggAGGAACACGCGCGTcattttcgttaatatcttttgaacgaattaaacattttttttggcgccttcggattattaatactgatgtcaagacgcgtcgtttgacacctctcaatatttttggtagcgtattagcagtcgacccctcaactagactattacccagtattttaataatccgaaggcggaaaataaaaactttaactcGTTCATAAGATATTAACTAAAACCCAAAAAATGACCCGCAGGTCATTCCGaaacgggggtgggatccatagtattttggcgcagaatacctttctacattggcggccttcggccgcgcttataaaaaattaccctgggtgggtacaacaccggtttggagaccaaaactatatccgcgcaaaacacttatgttcccAATTTGTTTTGTGGGTAAAACAACATTACAAAAACCACAATCTGTAACTTcagctgcaaatatctccggacagagatacaatttttcttttccgccttcggattattgttttcgcgtcttttgacacctctctcgatatttttggacgcatattagcagtgtcatgctgttgtATAGAATTACCCTATAAATCACCATaatgggtaattctatacgaaagcatgaAACTCTTAAAGCACGGCCAAAAATAACGCAGAAAGTTTTTCAGCGCAATAATactattattaatactgatgtcaagacgcgtcgtttgacacctctctcaatatttttggcaccatattagcagtcgacccctcaactaaacttttaccctcagtcggaaaacaaaaatttcaaaatgaccCCTTGTCCCTCCGAAAATACTAGCTGCCTACTAATTGATTAGTAGGTATATTTGCAagtacataggtatgtatatatggtGTAGTAACTTGACCAcgcattttgtaccaaacgaggaaaaaaaaatgtaccaaaagtctacAAATGCGAATttgaattaatataaaaataacagcTGAATTCAAAGCAAAACTATTTTTTGAGCCAGGTTTCACCTGTAGGGCCACCCCTCATAGTATAGaacagggcttacaatcgctgtaaaaacccaattagaaagggagggcgataagccccaggTACACCCCAGCATTCATTTACATGCCGTTTACATGACGTTGAggtcttcttcaccctctcctccacgttgagcttccatgacagcttactgtctgggatgattcctagatattttgtacaaggtttctcctgaAGGGTCACCTCTCCTAACTTAGGACTGGTCCAagttgggaccttgtacctctttataAACAAGACATATCCGTCTTCTTCgcgttggctttcaacccgacattaaatGCTCAGGTGTGAATATCCCAAAGCGCCCAATCCATCAAAGATTGCAATGTCATATGCGTAAGCCGTAAGCTTTATGGGTCCCTAATCgagtcgcctgagcagttggttgatgaccagtgtccacagcagttggttgatgaccctgtccactgattttgtggcctcgtacaatcgccATTGTGATGTAgtatttacataaaattaaacaaaatctcTCGCTTTCGCAGGGAATTCGTGCAGAAATTTTATCCCAACCTTAAGAAAAGCAACCCAGATCTACCAATTCTAATACGCGAGTGTTTAGGAATTCAACCACGTTTATGGGCACGATATGGTAAGATTTTATTGCTTGAGAAATACATCtgtttaaatataatatttttctgTTTACAGATTTGGGGAAAGAAACCTCTGTTCCATTGACAAACCAATCGGCGCCAGAAATTCAAAAGCAAGTAGAAGCTGTAGTAAAAATGTAATGGTACGACtgtaaaaaaaatgataaataaaaaaagaataaaagagtACACGATCACACGCAGTTCCCGTagtcttttaatctcgcccaatccgATTGGAACGAAGCTCTGGCACACATGAGTAGGTCAGGCAAACAGACTGTTAATCCCTACCACCTTGTGTACCGTTTTCCAGCAATTAATATATACGCTTGCTACATCTTCCCAATGCAGTTCCTGCAATGGACtttgccactttcctagattctctggtctcagcgacggaaACTCCCCGACGGGTTTCAAGGCCCCATGCTGCCAGGTcgaaacccaactacaccgggacGTTCAGTcgcagggccacaacagcacttgcgtcctggccttcctcaaatcgggcgtagtcacccgtcacttatccgtagagtgacgacgtctccacCGTTACActccagaattctgcagttaaactgtaatgtattaactgggaagatcacggagatagtcgatttcatgagccggcataacatccgcatttaTGCTATTCAAAAGACCAAACTTACAGAgggatctgctctgcagacctgctctgggtataacgtgcacagaaaagatcgcgagagcagaaatggaggcggtctcacgTTTATCGTACACCAttcagtgcaatataatatatttgatgatcgcattatcttaggcgatttcaatgcccatcacgatctatagcattctaacctacaggcggacagcagggatGAGATTTTGGTGGATCAAATAGAGAAAACGACGTTCTgcgcaataaacggagacgcccctattcgtatggtaggaagctgtcacagttcgccagatctaTCCATCGTGAGCGCAGGTCTAGTAAACTGGcagtcgatggtaacattggcatctggcCACCTGCCTATACCCCTTTCGCTCGAGCGAACCGCCTACTTCATCATCCGgccggattcaatgaccttgcggaaagcgcgTTCGCCTTGCCTAGCATCAGTTGGGATAGAGAGgacagcaaagcgattgtctgtaaaggatgtAGCCAACCCACTTTCTTTTCttaaagttgatgaaagtgcAGTTTTCGGTAATGATGAAGTCGGTGGTTCGTTCGAGCGAAAGGGGTATAGGCGAGTCGTCAgataccaatgttaccatcgctttattcccgccgaaagaattccggaaatccggccTCGTTTTCCGgaggaggccgcaaatttagcgagagaacgtgaccctTTAAGACAGCACAACCCCGGCGacgcccaaataagggatataaaccaacgcatcagattgcttgtggatgaacacaagcgggcaaaatgggaggagcatttaaagaattgcaacctctctgccggtgtgggtaagctttggtccaccgtaaagtccctatcgaatccgactaagcacaatgacataattttccatcgcctttggcaataAAGTACTGCCGGGTGCAAAAAAATGcccgagcgctttttgccgacaatatgtaatgcattctacggttgacaaagttagacggcggcCCAACAGACGCGCACGCAAACAAATGCAGCGCGTCCCCAAttgccatcaccgccaaagaggttgagaatGCTATCGTTTAATGCAAATTTAAAACTatccaatcatcagcatggcttccgaaaattacatatcacaaccaccgcgctaaatgccattatcacccagataaattgcggattaaatcacaacccccaccataggacagtactcgctGCGTTAGACCtgacaaaagcttttgatacggtcaaccatggcacgttactgcactGATATATACATAGAAGATGCATCACACGTGTTTATCCTCGCTCTGTTTTGTTTTTTAGTATTTCTGCTTTTCCTTTGCCGTTTCGCctgatttaaattaataaataacaagtatttgtatttgtatttattaggcaattcatcccagcacaacaatttggcaaaaattattttacagtgctagtcggtaaaaggcataaaataagaacaatttaaacttgaaacttaaagctaatgactatggctaagaaaaggttacaataaataatatatttaataaatagtaaataaataaaataaacgaatgatagagtacatttgcttagaagaaatcagtattttaattgtctaggttattatagaaacttgttaattctttattgaagagcagagcattgcttataagcctaagtctagaagggagcgagttccaaagacgtatcgaagtaatgaagaactagcgatcagatattagcatacgatgtctgaagtgggtaaggagaacagatctagacgactggagaaaatttatcCTCCGATACAAATagtcaggttgttgttgttgttgttgttgtagcagtgcttcgccccacccaatagacgcgaccgatcacaaactgtcatcaatatcctctaacgggagtccaaggaaacttgctgtttcaacaggggtggaccatagggaaaggggtgttagaggcgttggttccacattacaattatagagatggttggtgtcatgtggggacacattgcaagcggggcatacattttgtatgtcggggttgattctggataggtaagagtttaacctgttacagtatccagaaggaagttgagccagagtgacacgcgtttccctggggagtatgcgtttctcttccgcaagttttggatactttactttgagtactgggttcaccgggcaattcccggcataaaggtccgacgcctgcttgtggagttcaccaaggacctgcttgtgttttttcgcttcatacggctgtgttctcagatgccgtatttcctcaaaatgcttacggagatgactccttaagcccctaggcggtgctggctcgtcaatcagatgtctgttgggatgcccaggtttctgggtattcaacaggaactgtttggtcagcatctcgtttctttccctgataggcaggcctgtagcttcttccagtgggtaatttttaggcttggcgaccatatgggtgacgcgtagcacgtaatcggctggctaattgctgtgtatgtagtcatgagcgtttctttatcttttccccaggtactgccagcaagggatttgaggattttgttacggctctgaattctcggaacaattgcggctgcgtgctcaccaaaatgtagatcctgatcaaaggtcacacccaagattttggggtgtaggacagtcggtagcgtagagccatcgtcgtggatgttcaaaatggtcgacatttgggacgtccatgttgtaaataaggtcgcggaagatttagtcggtgataatgccaggtttcgcgaggcgaaaaaactggagagatcagggaggtagccgtttattttattgcatagctcatcgatctgtgggcctgggcctgtggccattactgtgcagtcatcggcgtaggaaacgattgtgactccttccggtggtgaaggtagcttagatatgtagaaattaaacagaagtggggataggacaccaccctgtggcaccccttgtttaattctccttggctttgatgtttcgtttctaaatagcaccgatgcctgccgaccacccagataatttgcggtccaccttttaagacatgggggaagggtagacccttccaggtcttgcagtaacgagccatggttgaccgtatcaaaagcttttgataggtctagcgctacgagtactgttctatggtgggggttttgatttaaaccgcaatttatctgggtgccaatggcatttagcgcggaggtagtgctatggagttttctgaagccatgctgatgggaggctagttgcaaatttgcttggaaataagggagcaaaatggcttcgagcgtctttgctactggcgataggagagatatcggacgatacgactctcctatgttagctggtttaccaggctttagtaccgggaccaccttggccattctccatttctcgggtatgacaaaggtggaaagagacaggttgaagacctgcgctaaatatttgaaaccctctttccctaggcttttaagcatcggcatggctatgccgtctgggcccactgctttggatggtttagcgcgaccaatggcgtcctcaacctctttagcggtgatggtgattggtgacgcgctgaatttgtgtttatgtgcgtgtctgttggccctccgtctaactttgtcgaccgtagaatgcattatatattgtcggcagaaagcgctcgcgcattttttcgcatccgacagcactttgtcgccaaaggcgatggaaacttggtctttgtgcttagtcggattcgatagggactttacggtggaccaaagtttacccacaccggtagagaggttacaacctcttaggtgctcctcccatttcgcccgcttgtgttcatccacaagcaatctgatgcgttggtttatatcccttatttgggggtcgcctggatcaagctgccttataaggtcacgttctctcgctaagtttgcggcctccgccgggaagtgggccggatttcgggaattctcccggcgggaatgaaacgtgccgaggcggattcaatgaccttgcggaaggcacgctccccttggcgggcatcagtcgggatagggagggcagcaaagaggttgtctgtaaaggatttatattcttcccactttccttttttaaagtttatgaaagtgcgtttttcggtgacgatgaagtcggcggtacgctcgagcaaaacaagtataggcaggtggtcggatgccaatgataccatcggctgccagttgacgcagtttacgagttctacgctcacgattgagatatctggcgaactgtgacagcttcctaccatacgtgtgggggcgtctccgtttattgtgcagaacgtcgtctcttctatttgatccgccaacatctcgcccctactgtccgcccgcaaattttaatgccatagatcatgatgggcattgaagtcgcctaaaataatgcgattgtttccagtgagtaagg
The DNA window shown above is from Eurosta solidaginis isolate ZX-2024a chromosome 2, ASM4086904v1, whole genome shotgun sequence and carries:
- the ND-B8 gene encoding NADH dehydrogenase [ubiquinone] 1 alpha subcomplex subunit 2 isoform X2, with translation MFVSARRLTTISPKLKELRIHLCQTGEASKGAREFVQKFYPNLKKSNPDLPILIRECLGIQPRLWARYDLGKETSVPLTNQSAPEIQKQVEAVVKM